One Streptomyces sp. R28 DNA window includes the following coding sequences:
- a CDS encoding bacterioferritin-associated ferredoxin, which yields MPDTDDPLICLCRRVRESEILAAAARGCRTLAEAQAPGRAGLTGTSH from the coding sequence GTGCCTGACACCGACGACCCGCTGATCTGCCTGTGCCGTCGGGTACGGGAGAGCGAAATCCTGGCGGCCGCCGCCCGGGGGTGCCGCACCCTGGCCGAGGCGCAGGCACCGGGCCGGGCGGGGCTGACGGGGACGAGCCAC
- a CDS encoding HAD family hydrolase, whose product MTSLPRTPQAVVFDCDGLLVDTEVCWTRAETKIFAAHGHEFGVEQKALVIGRTPAGAGEAMADYFGRPGAGAELAAELLDLVRQELASGADALPGAAELVKACTRAVPVAVASNSPRELLDTALASAGLADLFPVSFAADEVAAAKPAPDLYLKACEALGVLPARSVAFEDSATGITAARRAGLYVVAVPSLPGTALDHDHLASALVDRELVDWAEGLAQGA is encoded by the coding sequence GTGACGTCCCTTCCCCGTACCCCCCAAGCCGTCGTCTTCGACTGCGACGGGCTGCTCGTCGACACCGAGGTCTGCTGGACGAGAGCCGAGACCAAGATCTTCGCCGCGCACGGGCACGAGTTCGGCGTCGAGCAGAAGGCTCTGGTGATCGGCCGTACGCCGGCGGGCGCGGGTGAGGCGATGGCCGACTACTTCGGCCGGCCCGGAGCCGGTGCCGAACTCGCCGCGGAACTTCTGGACCTCGTACGGCAGGAACTGGCCAGCGGCGCCGACGCCCTCCCCGGGGCCGCCGAGCTGGTCAAGGCCTGCACCCGAGCCGTCCCTGTCGCGGTCGCCAGCAACAGCCCCCGCGAACTCCTCGACACCGCCCTCGCCTCGGCCGGTCTCGCCGACCTCTTCCCGGTCTCCTTCGCGGCCGACGAGGTGGCGGCCGCCAAGCCGGCCCCCGATCTCTATCTGAAGGCGTGCGAGGCGCTGGGCGTGCTCCCGGCCCGCTCGGTTGCCTTCGAGGACTCCGCCACCGGCATCACGGCGGCACGTCGCGCGGGGCTGTACGTGGTGGCCGTACCGTCCCTGCCCGGCACCGCTCTCGACCACGACCATCTCGCGTCCGCGCTCGTCGATCGCGAACTGGTCGACTGGGCGGAAGGACTCGCTCAGGGTGCCTGA
- a CDS encoding flavoprotein: MSEPNDPVKKPFLYVVVCACGIAGDVCKLITAAQGQHWDVGVVATPQALGFLDTEAIEEQTGYPIRSAWRTPGEARPLPPAHAIAVAPATFNTVNKWAAGISDTLALGILCEAYGMGIPTAVLPYLNSAQAAHPAYRRSLDWLREMGVLIGSYEPHRPKAGGGADRFRWEKAVELLTPKLSAQA; this comes from the coding sequence GTGAGTGAGCCGAACGACCCGGTGAAGAAGCCCTTCCTGTACGTCGTCGTTTGCGCCTGCGGCATCGCCGGCGACGTCTGCAAACTGATCACCGCCGCGCAGGGGCAGCACTGGGACGTCGGCGTCGTCGCCACCCCGCAGGCACTGGGCTTTCTCGACACCGAGGCGATCGAGGAGCAGACCGGCTACCCCATCCGCTCCGCCTGGCGAACACCCGGCGAGGCCCGCCCACTGCCGCCCGCCCATGCCATCGCGGTGGCGCCGGCCACCTTCAACACGGTCAACAAGTGGGCGGCAGGGATCTCCGACACCCTCGCCCTGGGCATCCTGTGCGAGGCGTACGGCATGGGCATCCCGACCGCCGTCCTGCCGTATCTGAACTCGGCGCAGGCCGCCCACCCCGCCTATCGCCGCAGTCTGGACTGGCTGCGGGAGATGGGTGTGCTGATCGGTTCGTACGAGCCGCATCGTCCGAAGGCCGGGGGCGGGGCGGACCGCTTCCGCTGGGAGAAAGCGGTGGAACTGCTCACCCCCAAGCTGTCCGCCCAAGCCTGA
- a CDS encoding MBL fold metallo-hydrolase translates to MTPAQSPAPDTAGTVHAVAPGVYAWIQHDGSWWINNAGFVTTDDHTVLIDTCATENRTRDLLGAVGRAAPGTPIRYLVNTHLHGDHTHGNSLLPRTTVVIAHEATREGILTDTVIDGCPPIWQPVPDWGAVTRRAPDLTIRTALTLHSDSHPIELHHPGHPAHTSGDLIAWLPEQRVLFAGDLLFHRVTPLVFMGSLDGALRSLDWIASFAPEHVVPGHGPVIDAHTLPAVLDQHRAYYRLVHTTAQAGLRDGLTPLQAARTCRLGSFADLPDAERIVLNLHRAYADTTGHPFDLPQAFSDTITYNSGPLHTQV, encoded by the coding sequence ATGACCCCCGCCCAGAGCCCGGCGCCGGACACTGCGGGCACCGTACACGCCGTGGCCCCCGGCGTGTACGCCTGGATCCAGCACGACGGCTCCTGGTGGATCAACAATGCCGGGTTCGTCACCACCGACGACCACACCGTCCTCATCGACACCTGCGCCACCGAGAACCGCACCCGGGACCTGCTGGGCGCCGTCGGCCGGGCGGCACCGGGCACACCGATCCGCTACCTGGTCAACACCCACCTGCACGGCGACCACACCCACGGCAACAGCCTGCTGCCCCGCACCACGGTGGTCATCGCGCACGAAGCCACCCGCGAAGGCATCCTGACCGACACCGTCATCGACGGCTGCCCGCCGATCTGGCAGCCCGTGCCCGACTGGGGCGCGGTCACCCGGCGCGCCCCGGACCTCACCATCCGCACAGCACTCACCCTGCACAGCGACAGCCATCCGATCGAACTCCACCACCCCGGCCACCCCGCGCACACCAGCGGCGACCTGATCGCCTGGCTCCCCGAACAACGCGTGCTGTTCGCCGGAGACCTGCTCTTCCACCGCGTCACCCCACTGGTGTTCATGGGCTCCCTGGACGGCGCCCTGCGCTCCCTGGACTGGATCGCCTCCTTCGCACCCGAACACGTCGTACCGGGCCACGGCCCCGTCATCGACGCACACACCCTGCCGGCGGTACTCGACCAGCACCGCGCGTACTACCGACTCGTCCACACCACCGCCCAGGCCGGCCTGCGCGACGGCCTCACACCCCTGCAAGCGGCGCGCACCTGCCGCCTCGGCTCATTCGCCGATCTGCCCGACGCGGAACGCATCGTCCTCAACCTGCACCGCGCCTACGCCGACACCACCGGCCACCCCTTCGACCTGCCCCAGGCATTCTCCGACACGATCACCTACAACTCGGGCCCCCTCCACACCCAGGTCTGA
- a CDS encoding fumarylacetoacetate hydrolase family protein — protein MRFVTYTENDGDSDSGDRVGVLDADDLVHALPPGIRLIDLLDDPQRLRDAADDALRDPRAVHPYASLRLRAPIPQPPTVRDFMTFESHIEGVARLGGPETAPPEQWYEAPAFYFTNPYAIQGPQDDVRIPPGCTRFDFELEVAAVIGRGGRDLSVDKAESHIAGYVLMNDWSARDLQFTEMQVRLGPAKGKDSATTLGPVFVTPDELEPHRAGNAYGLRMTAAVNGTVVGEDLWSNMAFSYAQMIAYASRGTEVRTGDILGSGTCGGGCLAELWGRRGLDAHPPLAPGDTVTLSVEHLGTQTSRVTERAERPVGDLRATSHPHAPAPHGGHR, from the coding sequence ATGCGCTTCGTCACCTACACCGAAAACGACGGCGACAGCGACAGTGGCGACCGCGTCGGCGTACTCGACGCCGACGACCTCGTCCACGCGCTGCCACCCGGTATCCGTCTCATCGACCTGCTCGACGACCCGCAGCGGTTGCGCGACGCCGCGGACGACGCGCTGCGCGATCCCCGTGCCGTGCACCCCTACGCCTCGCTCAGGCTGCGGGCACCGATTCCCCAGCCGCCAACCGTGCGGGACTTCATGACCTTCGAGAGCCACATCGAGGGCGTGGCCAGGCTGGGCGGACCGGAGACAGCCCCGCCCGAGCAGTGGTACGAGGCTCCGGCCTTCTACTTCACCAACCCCTACGCCATCCAGGGCCCGCAGGACGACGTGCGCATCCCGCCGGGCTGCACACGCTTCGACTTCGAACTGGAGGTCGCCGCCGTGATCGGCCGAGGCGGCCGGGACCTCAGCGTCGACAAGGCCGAGTCCCACATCGCCGGATACGTGCTGATGAACGACTGGTCCGCGCGCGACCTGCAGTTCACGGAGATGCAGGTCCGCCTCGGCCCCGCCAAGGGCAAGGACAGCGCCACCACGCTCGGCCCGGTGTTCGTCACCCCCGACGAACTGGAGCCCCACCGCGCGGGCAACGCCTACGGCCTGCGGATGACGGCGGCCGTCAACGGCACCGTCGTCGGCGAGGACCTGTGGAGCAACATGGCCTTCAGCTACGCCCAGATGATCGCATACGCCTCGCGGGGCACCGAGGTCCGCACCGGCGACATCCTCGGCTCCGGGACCTGCGGCGGCGGCTGCCTGGCCGAACTGTGGGGACGCCGCGGACTCGACGCCCACCCACCCCTGGCCCCGGGAGACACCGTCACCCTCAGCGTCGAGCACCTGGGCACCCAGACCTCCCGCGTGACCGAGCGTGCCGAGCGCCCCGTCGGCGACCTGCGGGCCACCTCGCACCCGCACGCCCCCGCACCCCACGGAGGCCACCGATGA
- a CDS encoding amidohydrolase family protein yields MARHRVVLRGGTVLTMDPQLGSLPRGDVLIEDGVIAAVAPDLSVDEAETVDVTGHIVAPGMIDTHRHTWQTQLRALCADWTLADYLFGIRLGVSPAYLAEDVHLGNHLGALDALNSGVTTILDFSHCNNTPEHADAAITGLRDAGIRAVFGYGFFESNPLQPPHFTDHGLRLADFRRVADAHFPSRDALLTLGVALTEYGTLPFDTTRAEIAAARERDALIVTHTGCVWSLPSGVREFAAAGLLGPDQVHVHCNTLTDDEWRLLADHGAKLSISVETELNMGMGRPAFAAARRHGIRPTLSCDIVSLNTGDLFTQTRMGLAFQRWADTETLNLAGADPTAVTVTAQEALAWTTVNAAEAIGLDYRIGSLTPGKQADIIVTGGPGMSQHPHLDPAGTLVFQTTPADVRHVLVAGRFAKRDGRLTGTDLPALLARADASAETVLGRLADAGRPLPGTPPEGWGLIARMSSELQATPEHQQPGK; encoded by the coding sequence ATGGCTCGGCATCGCGTTGTGCTGCGCGGCGGCACTGTCCTGACCATGGATCCGCAGCTGGGGAGTCTGCCCCGCGGCGACGTGCTGATCGAGGACGGTGTGATCGCCGCGGTGGCACCGGACCTCTCCGTCGACGAGGCGGAGACGGTGGACGTCACGGGGCACATTGTGGCGCCCGGCATGATCGACACACACCGGCACACCTGGCAGACGCAGCTGCGCGCCCTGTGCGCCGACTGGACCCTGGCGGACTACCTGTTCGGCATCCGGCTCGGCGTCTCACCGGCCTACCTCGCCGAAGACGTTCACCTAGGCAATCACCTCGGCGCCCTGGACGCCTTGAATTCCGGTGTCACCACGATCCTGGACTTCTCGCACTGCAACAACACGCCTGAGCACGCCGACGCCGCGATCACCGGGCTGCGGGACGCGGGAATCCGCGCGGTGTTCGGCTACGGCTTCTTCGAGTCGAACCCGCTCCAGCCGCCGCACTTCACCGACCACGGCTTGCGCCTGGCGGACTTCCGGCGCGTCGCCGATGCCCACTTCCCGAGCCGGGACGCGCTGCTGACCCTCGGGGTGGCGCTCACCGAGTACGGCACGCTGCCGTTCGACACCACCCGCGCCGAGATCGCCGCCGCCCGCGAACGGGACGCGCTGATCGTCACGCACACCGGCTGCGTGTGGTCACTGCCGAGCGGCGTACGCGAATTCGCCGCGGCGGGCCTGCTCGGACCCGACCAGGTCCACGTGCACTGCAACACCCTCACCGACGACGAGTGGCGCCTGCTCGCCGACCACGGCGCCAAGCTGTCGATCTCGGTGGAGACCGAACTCAATATGGGCATGGGCCGCCCCGCCTTCGCCGCGGCCCGCCGGCACGGCATCAGACCGACCCTGTCCTGCGACATCGTCTCCCTCAACACCGGCGACCTGTTCACCCAGACCCGCATGGGCCTGGCCTTTCAGCGCTGGGCCGACACCGAGACGCTCAACCTCGCCGGCGCAGACCCCACGGCGGTGACCGTCACCGCGCAGGAGGCGCTGGCCTGGACCACGGTCAACGCGGCCGAGGCGATCGGACTCGATTACCGCATCGGCAGCCTCACCCCGGGCAAGCAGGCCGACATCATCGTGACCGGCGGGCCCGGCATGTCCCAGCACCCGCACCTCGACCCGGCCGGCACCCTCGTCTTCCAGACCACCCCCGCCGACGTCCGCCACGTCCTGGTCGCCGGCCGCTTCGCAAAGCGCGACGGCCGCCTCACCGGCACCGACCTTCCGGCCCTGCTGGCACGGGCGGACGCCTCGGCCGAAACAGTGCTCGGCCGGCTCGCCGACGCCGGGCGCCCCCTGCCCGGCACCCCGCCGGAGGGCTGGGGCCTCATCGCCCGTATGTCGTCGGAACTCCAGGCGACCCCCGAGCACCAGCAGCCCGGAAAGTGA
- a CDS encoding LysR family transcriptional regulator, producing MDIRALRYAVTLAEELHFGRAAQRHYISPQPFGRHIQRLERELGTKLFERTSRRVTLTPEGERLIAEARALLDTVDSLTEHHRRRTTDEKLLTLGVLGFGLAERWPDLTAAVHGHDPEIAFSYAELDLADQYEAVRSHRVDVGIVQYVGPVDGLVFEHALTMPRVVVVPARSPLADADRLTEADVSDSPWLPTALAHPALEAWSGPAADGSHSRGALRHPAAIPGAVATTGRIALHAEAAGRFYPHPDVRFVPLDGPPVEIAVATRAADDRHAIAAVRHATRLLGGVR from the coding sequence ATGGACATCCGGGCGCTCCGCTACGCGGTGACACTGGCGGAGGAACTGCACTTCGGCAGGGCCGCGCAGCGGCACTACATCAGCCCCCAGCCCTTCGGCCGCCACATCCAGCGGCTGGAACGGGAACTGGGCACCAAGCTCTTCGAACGCACCAGCCGCCGGGTGACCCTCACCCCTGAGGGCGAGCGGCTGATCGCCGAGGCCCGAGCTTTGCTCGACACCGTGGACTCCCTCACCGAACACCACCGCCGCCGCACCACCGACGAAAAACTCCTCACGCTGGGAGTCCTGGGCTTCGGACTCGCCGAACGCTGGCCGGACCTGACTGCGGCGGTGCACGGCCACGATCCCGAAATCGCCTTCTCCTACGCCGAACTGGACCTGGCCGACCAGTACGAAGCGGTCCGCAGCCACCGGGTCGACGTGGGCATCGTCCAGTACGTCGGCCCCGTCGACGGGCTCGTCTTCGAGCACGCGCTGACCATGCCCCGAGTCGTGGTCGTCCCCGCCCGCTCCCCTCTCGCCGACGCCGACCGTCTGACCGAGGCCGACGTCAGTGACAGCCCGTGGCTGCCCACTGCCCTCGCCCATCCCGCGCTCGAAGCATGGTCCGGCCCCGCTGCCGACGGGTCCCACAGCCGCGGCGCCCTGCGCCACCCCGCCGCCATACCAGGAGCCGTGGCGACAACCGGCCGCATAGCCCTGCACGCCGAAGCCGCCGGCCGCTTCTACCCACACCCGGACGTCCGGTTCGTCCCGCTCGACGGACCGCCCGTGGAGATCGCCGTCGCCACCCGCGCCGCCGACGACCGCCACGCCATCGCCGCCGTCCGCCACGCCACGCGTCTTCTCGGCGGAGTTCGGTGA
- a CDS encoding helix-turn-helix transcriptional regulator: MGLAERRRALGYSQEELAHALGVDRRTIGRWETRTTTPQPPLRPRLAELLHLDLDALDTLVGQPQAARPESAGSPPRDHHGSGDPDDMIRRQFLRAIAVTSALVALPDDESAALTDGAHRGMSEDFLRMNVHLWQVYQLARAKGSVYPVVRDQLTTLNDTLDGQPAAESQALCSAAGDLFQLAGELAFDGNRYTDAAASYTLAASASKEAKSYDLWACALVRHAYVDLYERRYAEAATALSAAERVARQGDSSLSTRHWVASVQAEAYAGLGNLSACERALDEAEKVTDLNGPFHNGGWLRFDGSRLAEERGARYLQLGRLDLAEKALTTALSQDVLASGQSFRRRGAVLTDLASIGAKRHDPDQVLNYGREALQLARATSSGYVARKLQGLRTDLGPLARDTRVVELGAEIDALCTT, translated from the coding sequence ATGGGGCTTGCGGAGCGGCGCAGGGCGCTGGGCTACAGTCAGGAAGAGCTCGCGCACGCCCTCGGCGTCGACCGGCGCACGATCGGGCGCTGGGAGACTCGGACCACCACACCCCAGCCGCCATTACGGCCACGGCTGGCCGAGCTGCTGCACCTCGACCTTGACGCACTCGACACCTTGGTGGGACAGCCACAAGCAGCCCGTCCGGAGTCGGCAGGGTCGCCGCCTCGCGACCACCACGGCTCAGGGGACCCCGACGACATGATCCGACGCCAGTTTCTGCGCGCCATAGCCGTCACCAGCGCCCTGGTGGCCCTCCCGGACGACGAGAGCGCCGCCCTCACCGACGGAGCCCACCGTGGGATGTCGGAGGACTTCCTGCGCATGAACGTCCACCTGTGGCAGGTGTATCAACTCGCCCGCGCCAAGGGCTCCGTGTACCCGGTCGTCCGCGACCAGCTCACCACACTCAACGACACCCTCGACGGCCAGCCGGCAGCTGAATCCCAGGCCCTGTGCAGCGCGGCCGGCGACCTCTTCCAGCTCGCCGGTGAACTGGCCTTCGACGGCAACCGCTACACCGACGCAGCAGCCTCCTACACACTCGCCGCCTCCGCCAGCAAGGAAGCCAAGTCCTACGACCTCTGGGCATGCGCCCTGGTACGACACGCATACGTCGACCTGTACGAACGGCGTTACGCCGAGGCCGCCACCGCACTCTCGGCTGCTGAAAGGGTGGCGCGGCAAGGAGACAGCTCCCTGTCCACCCGCCACTGGGTCGCCTCCGTCCAGGCCGAGGCGTATGCCGGACTCGGGAACCTGTCCGCCTGCGAGCGCGCCTTGGACGAGGCGGAGAAGGTCACGGACCTCAACGGCCCGTTCCACAACGGCGGCTGGCTGCGCTTCGACGGCTCCCGCCTCGCCGAGGAACGCGGCGCCCGCTACCTCCAGCTCGGCCGCCTCGACCTCGCCGAGAAGGCCCTCACCACTGCTTTGAGCCAGGACGTACTCGCCTCCGGGCAGTCCTTCCGGCGCCGCGGCGCCGTCCTCACCGACCTCGCGTCCATCGGCGCCAAGCGGCACGACCCGGACCAAGTCCTCAACTACGGCCGCGAGGCCCTGCAACTCGCCCGAGCGACGTCCTCCGGCTACGTCGCCCGTAAACTCCAGGGGCTACGAACCGACCTCGGCCCCCTCGCCCGCGACACCCGTGTGGTCGAACTGGGCGCGGAGATCGACGCACTGTGCACGACGTGA
- a CDS encoding asparagine synthase — MREDKGGEVDFTSLLLRPDEVQVSAGVFGTAPLYLVAVGEDLYGSWDLADLRPHLGLDRLNPQAVARALTRQHRYSADTLFDGVYRLTERATAVFTTAGLTILYPEPAQHVLEPRRLRPGVDPVDAFDALLTEVAAGWRSTASCVGVEVSGGADSGNVALSTAAAGFGSVRTFGLLMGGRIGRLQQDRRRMLVDHLGLRDTAEPAMQHPPFVPGGARERGLPHDPAGAFYQEAFDVLRGHVAAHGCEVVFTGGGGDEVNACHSRTGAELPAAEPIPWLGDKAIEALAQVDENLAPIPVLPVPTLMAFGLHNPAYLRLGIWPVAPLVHPRIVRFMEQLPHEHKEGKAMFRDRLRRAGLPESVAAPTEPENFLAVMESGLRSYGLPLLDDMLRESLLVDLGYVDPVALARAREHAERAPVVPDLLCDTLALEVGLRSLA; from the coding sequence GTGAGGGAGGACAAGGGCGGGGAGGTCGACTTCACGTCCCTGCTCCTACGCCCGGACGAGGTTCAGGTTTCGGCGGGAGTATTCGGCACCGCGCCGCTGTATCTCGTAGCGGTCGGGGAAGACCTGTACGGCTCGTGGGACTTGGCCGACCTACGGCCTCACCTGGGACTTGACCGACTCAATCCCCAGGCCGTGGCACGCGCCTTGACCCGCCAGCACCGCTACAGCGCCGACACCCTCTTCGACGGCGTGTACCGGCTCACGGAACGCGCCACGGCCGTCTTCACGACCGCGGGACTCACGATCCTCTACCCCGAGCCCGCCCAGCACGTACTGGAACCCCGAAGGCTGCGCCCGGGCGTTGACCCGGTGGACGCGTTCGATGCGCTGCTGACGGAGGTTGCGGCCGGGTGGCGTTCTACGGCCAGCTGCGTCGGCGTCGAGGTGTCCGGCGGGGCCGACTCGGGCAACGTGGCTCTCTCCACCGCAGCAGCCGGCTTCGGATCCGTCCGCACATTCGGCCTGCTCATGGGCGGCCGGATCGGTCGCCTTCAGCAAGACCGACGTCGCATGCTGGTGGATCACCTGGGACTGCGGGACACCGCCGAGCCGGCCATGCAGCACCCGCCGTTCGTGCCCGGTGGGGCACGGGAGCGCGGATTGCCGCACGACCCGGCAGGAGCCTTCTACCAGGAGGCGTTCGACGTTTTGCGCGGGCACGTGGCCGCCCACGGTTGCGAGGTGGTCTTCACGGGCGGTGGCGGGGATGAGGTCAATGCCTGCCACTCCCGTACGGGCGCCGAACTCCCCGCGGCAGAGCCCATCCCTTGGCTCGGGGACAAGGCCATCGAGGCCCTGGCCCAGGTGGACGAGAACCTCGCCCCCATCCCCGTGCTCCCGGTGCCAACGCTCATGGCCTTCGGCCTGCACAACCCGGCCTACCTGAGACTCGGAATCTGGCCGGTGGCTCCGCTCGTCCACCCCCGAATCGTCCGCTTCATGGAGCAACTGCCACACGAGCACAAGGAGGGCAAGGCGATGTTCCGCGACCGTCTGCGGCGTGCCGGACTGCCCGAGTCCGTCGCGGCCCCGACCGAACCGGAGAACTTCCTCGCGGTCATGGAGTCGGGCCTGCGCAGTTACGGCCTTCCCCTCCTGGACGACATGCTCCGCGAGTCACTGCTGGTGGACCTCGGCTACGTTGATCCCGTCGCCCTGGCCCGAGCCCGGGAGCACGCCGAGCGAGCCCCCGTGGTGCCAGACTTGCTGTGCGACACACTCGCCCTGGAAGTCGGACTCCGGAGCCTTGCATGA
- a CDS encoding trans-aconitate 2-methyltransferase: MSSLDIVEAERLDASNLFYRDPTLYDHVQADSDSASLCRELIDRHYPEARTLLDFGCGTGRDLELLAQRFDCIGVDLQPGLVDYARRTHPDLDVRVGDMRTVRLGHTADVLGCLGNSLAYVHDNADVRAAFQTFAAHAHPGTLLVLCSPVAPIESPSPQHARVETPRGAATVTISYQWDLRTQINTMRRHWVFDSGEECHDAIRRRVLGPRELELHALLAGFEVLEIVNETGELPVLGPGAYTAARYQG; the protein is encoded by the coding sequence ATGAGCAGCCTGGACATCGTGGAGGCAGAACGCCTCGATGCGTCGAACCTCTTCTACCGGGACCCCACGCTGTACGACCACGTGCAGGCCGACAGCGACAGCGCGAGCCTCTGCCGAGAACTCATCGACCGGCACTACCCCGAAGCCCGCACACTGCTGGACTTCGGCTGCGGCACCGGCAGGGACCTGGAACTGCTCGCCCAGCGCTTCGACTGCATCGGCGTCGATCTCCAGCCCGGCCTGGTCGACTACGCACGCCGCACGCACCCCGACCTCGACGTCCGAGTCGGGGACATGCGCACCGTCCGACTCGGCCACACCGCCGACGTCCTGGGGTGCCTGGGCAACTCGCTCGCCTACGTGCACGACAACGCTGACGTCCGGGCAGCGTTCCAGACCTTCGCCGCACACGCGCACCCGGGCACCCTGCTCGTCCTGTGCTCCCCGGTAGCCCCGATCGAGTCTCCGAGCCCTCAACATGCCCGCGTAGAGACCCCCCGCGGGGCCGCCACGGTGACCATCAGCTACCAGTGGGACCTGCGGACACAGATCAACACCATGCGCCGACACTGGGTGTTCGACTCGGGGGAGGAGTGCCACGATGCCATCCGGCGGCGTGTTCTCGGCCCTCGCGAACTGGAGCTGCACGCGCTCCTCGCCGGTTTCGAGGTCCTTGAGATTGTCAACGAAACCGGCGAACTGCCTGTCCTGGGTCCAGGCGCCTACACGGCGGCTCGCTATCAGGGGTGA
- a CDS encoding YdcF family protein: MSQGVPVPEYEQRQITDEQFHDAVLIWDYHRMGHERRPCSAAIGLGSHDLGVATTAVVLYRTGFFPVVVFSGGSSRTTRARFPRGEAVHYREHALNLGVPDEAVLVEPKAGNTGQNITFSRELLAEAGISVESLMLISKPYMERRSYATCRKLWPEVEVVCASEPLELDDYIKSIGDEKLVVDMLVGDLQRVIEYPKLGFAVEQDVPGDVYDAYERLLGAGFDSRLINT; the protein is encoded by the coding sequence ATGAGCCAGGGAGTGCCGGTGCCGGAGTACGAGCAGCGCCAGATCACCGACGAGCAGTTCCACGACGCGGTGCTGATCTGGGACTACCACCGGATGGGCCACGAGCGGCGGCCCTGCTCGGCGGCCATCGGCCTGGGCAGCCACGACCTGGGCGTCGCCACCACGGCCGTCGTCCTCTATCGCACCGGCTTCTTTCCGGTCGTGGTCTTCAGCGGCGGCAGCAGCCGCACCACCCGGGCCCGTTTCCCGCGCGGCGAGGCCGTCCACTACCGCGAGCACGCCCTGAACCTGGGCGTGCCGGACGAGGCAGTCCTGGTCGAGCCGAAGGCCGGCAACACCGGCCAGAACATCACCTTCTCCCGCGAGCTGCTGGCCGAGGCCGGCATCTCGGTCGAGTCGCTGATGCTGATCTCCAAGCCGTACATGGAGCGCCGCTCGTATGCGACCTGCCGCAAGCTGTGGCCCGAGGTGGAAGTCGTGTGCGCCTCCGAGCCGTTGGAGTTGGACGACTACATCAAGTCCATCGGAGACGAGAAGCTCGTCGTCGACATGCTCGTCGGCGATCTGCAAAGGGTGATCGAATACCCGAAGCTCGGCTTCGCCGTCGAGCAGGACGTACCGGGGGATGTCTATGACGCTTACGAGCGCCTCCTGGGCGCCGGCTTCGATAGCCGCCTCATCAATACCTGA
- a CDS encoding flavoprotein → MTGQIPSGKKPFLYVVVCAAGVAGDVGRLITAAQERHWGVGVVATPQGLGFLDVEAIEAQTGYPIRSAWRTPGEARPLPPAEAIAVAPATFNTVNKWAAGISDTLALGILCEAYGMGIPTAVLPYLNSAQAAHPAYRRSLDQLREMGVLVGSYEPHKPKAGGGADRFRWAEALELLAPELSART, encoded by the coding sequence GTGACCGGGCAGATTCCTTCGGGCAAGAAACCCTTCCTCTACGTTGTCGTCTGTGCGGCCGGAGTTGCTGGCGACGTCGGCAGGCTGATCACCGCCGCGCAGGAGCGGCACTGGGGCGTCGGCGTCGTTGCCACGCCGCAGGGGCTGGGCTTCCTCGATGTAGAGGCGATCGAGGCGCAGACCGGCTACCCGATCCGCTCTGCCTGGCGCACGCCCGGTGAGGCCCGCCCTCTGCCGCCCGCAGAGGCCATCGCGGTCGCGCCGGCCACGTTCAACACGGTCAACAAGTGGGCCGCTGGCATCTCCGACACCCTCGCCTTGGGCATCCTGTGCGAGGCGTACGGCATGGGCATTCCCACCGCTGTCCTGCCGTACCTGAACTCGGCGCAGGCCGCGCACCCTGCCTACCGTCGGAGTCTGGACCAGCTGCGTGAGATGGGCGTCCTGGTCGGCTCGTACGAGCCCCACAAGCCCAAGGCGGGCGGAGGCGCCGACCGATTTCGGTGGGCAGAGGCACTGGAGCTTCTCGCACCGGAGCTGTCCGCGCGGACGTGA